A single Halanaerobiales bacterium DNA region contains:
- a CDS encoding aminoglycoside 6-adenylyltransferase — protein sequence MRTEKEVLSQFKEWGKRNKLIRAAVLTSSRVKPDANVDFLSDYDIELYVSDLNKFKKNDDWLETFGPIMVRWPFKPRSTGFKTGCWITRLVLFKDGVRIDFQITDQLKIESEAYDNGYEVLIDKDGITNGLAEPTYSEYIIEKPSKEEYEVLVNEFWWNAYYVPKYLWRDQLTFAKYMLDYTLRYSFLHKIIDWHIGMQNDWSVETGALGKKFKIYLDAETWAELEETYVGADIEENWTAFFNLTTFFRKMAKQVGKKLGYEYPNQVDKEVMEFCREIKKTKKE from the coding sequence ATGAGAACAGAAAAAGAAGTTTTATCACAGTTCAAAGAATGGGGAAAAAGAAACAAATTGATTAGAGCGGCAGTATTAACTAGTTCCCGTGTTAAACCCGATGCAAATGTTGATTTTTTATCTGATTATGATATTGAATTATATGTATCTGATTTAAACAAATTCAAAAAGAATGATGATTGGCTTGAAACATTTGGACCTATTATGGTACGTTGGCCTTTTAAACCACGTTCAACAGGTTTTAAAACAGGTTGTTGGATTACTCGACTTGTTTTATTTAAAGATGGGGTAAGAATTGATTTTCAGATTACAGATCAGTTAAAAATAGAGTCAGAAGCATATGATAATGGTTACGAAGTTTTAATAGATAAAGATGGAATAACAAATGGACTAGCAGAGCCAACATATTCAGAGTATATAATAGAAAAACCTAGTAAAGAAGAATATGAAGTTTTAGTAAATGAATTTTGGTGGAATGCCTATTATGTTCCTAAATATCTTTGGAGAGATCAGTTAACCTTTGCTAAGTATATGTTGGATTATACACTTAGATATTCATTTTTACACAAAATTATAGATTGGCATATCGGGATGCAAAATGATTGGTCAGTGGAAACAGGAGCTTTAGGTAAAAAGTTTAAGATTTATCTTGATGCAGAAACATGGGCAGAGTTGGAAGAAACATATGTAGGGGCAGATATAGAAGAAAATTGGACAGCATTTTTTAATCTAACTACTTTTTTTAGAAAAATGGCAAAGCAAGTTGGGAAAAAATTAGGTTATGAATATCCCAACCAGGTAGATAAAGAGGTCATGGAATTTTGTAGGGAAATTAAAAAAACAAAAAAAGAGTGA
- a CDS encoding phosphotransferase translates to MKISEVKKMILDKTLINAYNKVHKINKGWSADEKYYIESKNGKKFLLRVSPIKYLNNKEKEFNIMKDIYNLEINMSKPIDFGICNRGQNVYILLSWIEGKALDEEIISFSEEKQYDIGYEAGQILKKIHSISAPDGQEDWEQRMLKKINYHLEEYKKCGIEIKNDNKAIEYVKDNLHLLKNRPQTFHHGDFHVGNLILTYNNKLGVIDFNRWDYGDPYEEFYKMMLFSRDVSIPFTKGQIDGYFDEKVPKDFFKILALYLADVILYSVVWAIPYGEDDVNTMLRLADMIFADYDNFNSVVPKWLK, encoded by the coding sequence ATGAAAATATCTGAAGTGAAAAAAATGATATTAGATAAGACTTTAATTAATGCTTATAATAAAGTGCATAAAATAAATAAGGGTTGGTCAGCAGATGAAAAATATTATATTGAAAGTAAAAATGGCAAAAAATTTTTACTTAGAGTTAGTCCTATAAAATATTTAAATAATAAAGAAAAAGAGTTTAATATTATGAAAGATATATATAATTTAGAAATAAATATGTCAAAGCCAATTGATTTTGGAATATGTAATAGGGGGCAAAATGTATATATATTATTGTCCTGGATTGAAGGGAAAGCATTAGATGAAGAAATAATATCATTTTCAGAAGAAAAGCAATATGATATTGGATATGAAGCAGGACAAATTCTAAAAAAAATACATTCTATTTCTGCACCAGATGGACAGGAAGATTGGGAACAGAGAATGTTAAAAAAAATTAATTATCATTTAGAAGAATACAAAAAGTGTGGGATTGAAATAAAAAATGATAATAAGGCAATAGAGTATGTAAAAGATAATTTACATTTACTTAAAAACCGTCCCCAAACTTTTCATCATGGAGATTTTCATGTTGGAAATCTAATATTAACTTATAATAATAAACTTGGAGTTATTGACTTTAATAGATGGGATTATGGTGATCCATATGAAGAATTTTATAAAATGATGTTATTTAGTAGAGATGTAAGTATTCCTTTTACTAAAGGACAAATTGATGGATATTTTGATGAAAAGGTCCCTAAAGATTTTTTTAAAATACTTGCTCTATATCTTGCAGATGTAATTTTATATTCTGTTGTTTGGGCTATTCCTTATGGTGAAGATGATGTTAATACAATGTTGAGATTAGCAGATATGATATTTGCAGATTATGATAATTTTAATTCAGTTGTACCAAAGTGGCTTAAGTAA
- a CDS encoding VOC family protein: protein MKPKLESAYIAIENTDRALSFYEWFLERSAVKKGESLYLFNVDGFRLFLFDHNNENEEVKYGDNCLLSFEVDNARKTKDKIENLGLNIIFPLTKILDNIVFEFEDPEGNHIEVFSNVLTSNKSSD from the coding sequence ATGAAACCCAAATTAGAATCTGCTTACATAGCTATAGAAAATACTGATAGAGCTTTAAGTTTTTACGAATGGTTTTTAGAAAGATCAGCAGTGAAGAAAGGTGAGAGTTTATATCTCTTTAATGTAGATGGATTCCGCCTTTTCTTGTTTGATCATAATAATGAGAATGAAGAAGTAAAGTATGGAGATAATTGTTTATTAAGTTTTGAGGTAGATAATGCTAGAAAAACCAAGGATAAGATAGAAAACCTTGGTTTAAATATCATTTTTCCTTTAACAAAAATCTTAGATAATATAGTTTTTGAGTTCGAAGATCCCGAAGGAAACCATATAGAAGTCTTTTCTAATGTATTAACCTCAAATAAAAGTAGTGATTAA
- a CDS encoding nitroreductase family protein — MLLDLLKKRCSVRNFSDKNISEEIVDYILETGRLSPSGGNEQPWKFGVINNKELIREISEIAYDQKWIENANLLIVLCTNIVADERGGRDIQKARFPELETEIENMDKELYSKLNQEEHQTKIAGTHMVLAALEHGIGSTWVSYFRVNELSKLLDLPIGYIPAEIIAFGYPKDEMKVVKKKSIDEVVFYNNELTT; from the coding sequence ATGTTATTGGATTTGTTAAAGAAGAGGTGTAGTGTGCGTAATTTTTCAGACAAAAATATTTCTGAGGAAATTGTTGATTATATACTTGAAACGGGGAGATTATCTCCATCAGGTGGAAATGAACAACCCTGGAAATTTGGAGTTATCAATAATAAAGAGTTAATTAGAGAAATTTCTGAAATAGCATATGATCAAAAATGGATAGAAAATGCAAATTTATTAATTGTTTTATGTACTAATATAGTAGCAGATGAAAGAGGCGGAAGAGATATACAGAAAGCAAGATTTCCAGAGTTAGAAACTGAAATTGAAAATATGGATAAAGAACTTTATAGTAAGTTAAATCAAGAGGAGCATCAGACTAAGATAGCAGGAACTCATATGGTTTTAGCAGCTTTAGAACATGGAATTGGTTCTACTTGGGTTTCTTACTTTAGAGTAAATGAGCTATCAAAATTACTAGATTTGCCTATAGGTTATATTCCAGCAGAAATTATTGCTTTTGGATATCCAAAGGATGAGATGAAAGTTGTTAAAAAGAAGAGTATAGATGAAGTTGTATTTTATAATAATGAATTAACAACATAG
- a CDS encoding GNAT family N-acetyltransferase: MYKKAAEIWVEKGITNHSITLYAQDKEILDTWFWMGFGIRCVDAIREVNQINKEKSEINIKKAKLSDVSSLADIDAKHNSYYKESPIFMPVQEEDPISHLTEWLGKENHHMWVAYDNKKVIGYMRIEENGERLFTEHQDIMNITGAYVEETYRGKSIGTYLLDSIQKWLIENEYKLCGVDFESINITGSEFWNKYFTPYTYSLARRIDERII, encoded by the coding sequence TTGTATAAAAAAGCAGCAGAGATATGGGTAGAAAAAGGTATTACCAATCATTCAATAACCTTATATGCACAAGATAAAGAAATTCTTGATACTTGGTTTTGGATGGGGTTTGGTATTCGTTGTGTTGATGCTATTCGTGAGGTAAACCAAATAAACAAAGAAAAATCAGAAATAAATATTAAGAAAGCTAAATTAAGTGACGTATCTTCTTTGGCAGATATTGATGCAAAACATAATTCATATTATAAAGAGTCTCCTATTTTTATGCCAGTACAAGAGGAAGATCCTATTAGTCATTTGACTGAGTGGTTAGGTAAAGAAAACCATCATATGTGGGTAGCTTATGATAATAAAAAGGTTATAGGATATATGAGAATTGAAGAAAATGGTGAGAGATTATTTACAGAACATCAAGATATTATGAATATTACTGGTGCATATGTTGAAGAAACATATAGAGGAAAAAGTATTGGGACTTATTTACTTGATTCTATACAAAAATGGCTTATAGAAAATGAGTATAAACTTTGTGGAGTTGATTTTGAGTCTATAAACATAACTGGAAGTGAGTTTTGGAATAAGTATTTTACACCTTATACATATAGTTTAGCAAGACGAATAGATGAAAGAATAATATAA
- a CDS encoding cyclase family protein: MNKLINLSQDIIDHMVVHPYDDKVKLYQDKHLEEDKYNNFRLEIGMHAGTHIDTPMHLTKRKI; encoded by the coding sequence ATGAATAAATTAATAAATTTGAGTCAGGATATAATTGATCATATGGTTGTTCATCCATATGATGATAAAGTAAAATTGTATCAGGATAAACATTTAGAAGAAGACAAGTATAATAATTTCAGATTAGAAATTGGCATGCATGCAGGTACTCATATAGATACACCAATGCATTTAACTAAACGAAAAATATAA